From one Mustela nigripes isolate SB6536 chromosome 16, MUSNIG.SB6536, whole genome shotgun sequence genomic stretch:
- the SPOP gene encoding speckle-type POZ protein isoform X2, translating to MESQRAYRFVQGKDWGFKKFIRRDFLLDEANGLLPDDKLTLFCEVSVVQDSVNISGQNTMNMVKVPECRLADELGGLWENSRFTDCCLCVAGQEFQAHKAILAARSPVFSAMFEHEMEESKKNRVEINDVEPEVFKEMMCFIYTGKAPNLDKMADDLLAAADKYALERLKVMCEDALCSNLSVENAAEILILADLHSADQLKTQAVDFINYHASDVLETSGWKSMVVSHPHLVAEAYRSLASAQCPFLGPPRKRLKQS from the exons ATGG AGAGTCAACGGGCATATAGGTTTGTGCAAGGCAAAGACTGGGGATTCAAAAAATTCATCCGTAGAGATTTTCTTTTGGATGAGGCTAACGGGCTTCTCCCTGATGACAAGCTTACCCTCTTCTGTGAG GTGAGCGTGGTGCAAGATTCCGTCAACATTTCCGGCCAGAACACCATGAATATGGTGAAGGTCCCTGAGTGCCGGCTGGCGGATGAGCTGGGAGGACTGTGGGAGAACTCCCGGTTCACGGACTGCTGTCTGTGCGTTGCcggccaggagttccaggctcacaAAGCTATCTTGGCAG CTCGTTCTCCAGTTTTTAGTGCCATGTTTGAACATGAAATGGAGGAGAGCAAAAAG AATCGGGTTGAAATCAATGATGTGGAGCCTGAAGTTTTTAAGGAAATGATGTGCTTCATTTACACGGGGAAGGCTCCGAACCTCGACAAAATGGCTGATGATTTGTTGGCAGCTGCTGACAAG TACGCCCTGGAGCGCTTGAAGGTCATGTGCGAGGACGCCCTCTGCAGTAACCTCTCCGTGGAGAATGCCGCAGAGATTCTCATCCTGGCTGACCTCCACAGCGCCGATCAGTTGAAAACTCAGGCAGTGGATTTCATCAACTA TCATGCTTCAGATGTCTTGGAGACCTCCGGGTGGAAGTCAATGGTGGTGTCGCATCCCCACTTGGTGGCTGAGGCCTACCGCTCTCTGGCTTCAGCACAGTGCCCTTTTCTGGGACCCCCACGCAAGCGCCTGAAGCAGTCCTAA
- the SPOP gene encoding speckle-type POZ protein isoform X1 → MSRVPSPPPPAEMSSGPVAESWCYTQIKVVKFSYMWTINNFSFCREEMGEVIKSSTFSSGANDKLKWCLRVNPKGLDEESKDYLSLYLLLVSCPKSEVRAKFKFSILNAKGEETKAMESQRAYRFVQGKDWGFKKFIRRDFLLDEANGLLPDDKLTLFCEVSVVQDSVNISGQNTMNMVKVPECRLADELGGLWENSRFTDCCLCVAGQEFQAHKAILAARSPVFSAMFEHEMEESKKNRVEINDVEPEVFKEMMCFIYTGKAPNLDKMADDLLAAADKYALERLKVMCEDALCSNLSVENAAEILILADLHSADQLKTQAVDFINYHASDVLETSGWKSMVVSHPHLVAEAYRSLASAQCPFLGPPRKRLKQS, encoded by the exons ATGTCAAGGGTTCCAAGTCCTCCACCTCCGGCAGAAATGTCGAGTGGCCCTGTAGCTGAGAGCTGGTGCTACACACAG ATCAAGGTAGTGAAATTCTCCTACATGTGGACCATCAATAACTTTAGCTTTTGCCGGGAGGAAATGGGTGAAGTCATTAAAAGTTCAACCTTTTCATCAGGAGCCAATGATAAACTGAAATG GTGTTTGCGAGTAAACCCAAAAGGGCTAGATGAAGAAAGCAAAGATTATCTGTCACTTTACCTGTTACTGGTCAGCTGTCCAAAGAGTGAAGTTCGGGCAAAATTCAAATTCTCCATCCTGAATGCCAAGGGAGAGGAAACCAAAGCTATGG AGAGTCAACGGGCATATAGGTTTGTGCAAGGCAAAGACTGGGGATTCAAAAAATTCATCCGTAGAGATTTTCTTTTGGATGAGGCTAACGGGCTTCTCCCTGATGACAAGCTTACCCTCTTCTGTGAG GTGAGCGTGGTGCAAGATTCCGTCAACATTTCCGGCCAGAACACCATGAATATGGTGAAGGTCCCTGAGTGCCGGCTGGCGGATGAGCTGGGAGGACTGTGGGAGAACTCCCGGTTCACGGACTGCTGTCTGTGCGTTGCcggccaggagttccaggctcacaAAGCTATCTTGGCAG CTCGTTCTCCAGTTTTTAGTGCCATGTTTGAACATGAAATGGAGGAGAGCAAAAAG AATCGGGTTGAAATCAATGATGTGGAGCCTGAAGTTTTTAAGGAAATGATGTGCTTCATTTACACGGGGAAGGCTCCGAACCTCGACAAAATGGCTGATGATTTGTTGGCAGCTGCTGACAAG TACGCCCTGGAGCGCTTGAAGGTCATGTGCGAGGACGCCCTCTGCAGTAACCTCTCCGTGGAGAATGCCGCAGAGATTCTCATCCTGGCTGACCTCCACAGCGCCGATCAGTTGAAAACTCAGGCAGTGGATTTCATCAACTA TCATGCTTCAGATGTCTTGGAGACCTCCGGGTGGAAGTCAATGGTGGTGTCGCATCCCCACTTGGTGGCTGAGGCCTACCGCTCTCTGGCTTCAGCACAGTGCCCTTTTCTGGGACCCCCACGCAAGCGCCTGAAGCAGTCCTAA